A window of Aerococcus urinae contains these coding sequences:
- a CDS encoding pyruvate, water dikinase regulatory protein — MRQTKQVFFIISDAVGETARQVTRAALAQFAPDLKSDLRRFPFVKTQEELGEILRDAKAEGAIVAATFVNEDLDRFAHQYAKDHQLTYINFLHELIQGIGQATGLSPKEQAGGLRKVDDAYLARMSAVEFAIKYDDGNYPKKAFSQADIVILGVSRSSKTPLSLYLANRGYRVANYPLIPEVRYPEELYQVDPKKIFGLMASPQYIMNIRTNRLKYLGLTSDAKYSQLDRIKYELVTASDLYRELGAHVIDIEYKSIEESGAEIIEYLKEEQ, encoded by the coding sequence ATGAGACAAACCAAGCAAGTATTTTTTATCATATCTGATGCTGTCGGTGAAACGGCCCGACAGGTTACCCGGGCGGCTTTAGCCCAATTCGCTCCCGACTTGAAGAGCGACTTACGCCGCTTTCCCTTTGTGAAAACCCAGGAGGAATTAGGTGAAATTCTTCGTGATGCCAAGGCGGAAGGGGCCATTGTGGCAGCCACCTTTGTTAATGAGGACTTGGACCGCTTTGCCCACCAATACGCAAAAGATCATCAACTCACCTATATTAACTTCCTCCATGAGCTGATCCAGGGGATTGGTCAAGCCACTGGTCTAAGTCCTAAGGAACAGGCTGGAGGTTTACGCAAGGTGGATGACGCCTACCTGGCTCGGATGTCAGCAGTGGAATTTGCTATCAAGTATGATGATGGTAACTACCCCAAGAAGGCCTTCTCCCAAGCGGATATTGTTATCCTGGGCGTGTCACGGTCTTCCAAGACTCCTTTGTCGCTCTATTTAGCCAACCGGGGCTATCGGGTGGCTAACTACCCCTTGATTCCAGAAGTCCGCTATCCCGAAGAACTCTACCAAGTTGACCCTAAGAAAATCTTTGGACTCATGGCTTCGCCCCAATACATTATGAATATTCGAACCAACCGCTTGAAATATTTGGGACTCACATCAGATGCTAAGTATAGCCAGTTGGATCGGATAAAATATGAATTGGTGACGGCTAGTGACTTGTACCGAGAATTAGGCGCCCATGTTATTGACATTGAGTACAAGTCCATTGAAGAGAGTGGCGCCGAAATTATTGAATACCTCAAGGAAGAGCAATGA
- a CDS encoding glycoside hydrolase family 73 protein produces MARKRKKGPKIKLKKYFWPKKKRQQVAVIILVALSLLGLTYCANNYLPYFNFSAYQWKDKEMSDQEAAFINQIGNYATLNYSQSQVLPSVVIAQAILESDFGKSQLASQYGNLFGRKAGAGEPSVALSTQEYGSGGWVTITDHFKVYPDWQSAVIDHGHLMVNGTDWNHDLYLGVRQARHYRQATKALAEAGYATDPGYADKLNHLIESYGLMQFDP; encoded by the coding sequence GTGGCGCGTAAAAGAAAGAAAGGTCCTAAGATAAAACTTAAAAAGTACTTTTGGCCCAAGAAAAAAAGGCAGCAAGTTGCTGTGATCATCTTAGTGGCTCTCTCTTTACTTGGCCTGACCTATTGTGCCAATAACTACTTGCCTTACTTTAATTTTTCTGCCTACCAATGGAAGGATAAGGAAATGAGTGACCAAGAGGCTGCTTTCATCAACCAAATTGGGAATTATGCTACTCTGAATTATTCCCAATCCCAAGTTCTCCCCAGTGTGGTTATTGCCCAAGCCATTCTGGAATCGGACTTTGGCAAGAGCCAGTTGGCCAGCCAGTATGGAAATCTTTTCGGGCGTAAGGCGGGTGCAGGGGAACCCAGTGTAGCCCTGTCGACCCAGGAGTATGGTTCAGGCGGCTGGGTAACCATTACTGATCACTTTAAGGTCTATCCTGACTGGCAGAGTGCGGTGATTGACCATGGCCATTTAATGGTTAATGGCACCGATTGGAACCACGACCTCTACCTAGGTGTCAGACAAGCGCGTCATTACCGCCAGGCCACCAAGGCCCTAGCTGAGGCTGGTTATGCGACAGATCCAGGCTATGCGGACAAATTAAACCACTTAATTGAAAGTTACGGTCTCATGCAATTTGATCCCTAA
- a CDS encoding GntR family transcriptional regulator → MAKSMSYKEKAYRYLKEQIDNNVLLAGTHLKENDLAKQLDMSRTPIRKALDQLAKEKYVRIEPYKGAVVCKNTLNSKAIVERLQFIELLVTALFKQMENKGITVNTKQLDEIAHHLKWDKTIDQINDYYDAEAKLFQLLVSYHSNAYFRRVTLDTVLNLHELYINEAKKREERFLAELEDMQNIYPPFIQALKDGDYPQANKYIRMWINKLILQQINY, encoded by the coding sequence ATGGCTAAGTCTATGAGTTATAAGGAGAAAGCTTATCGCTATTTGAAAGAACAAATTGATAATAACGTGTTGTTAGCAGGAACTCATTTAAAAGAAAATGATTTAGCTAAACAATTGGATATGTCGCGCACCCCCATTCGCAAGGCCTTGGACCAACTAGCTAAGGAAAAATATGTCCGAATTGAGCCCTATAAAGGGGCCGTGGTTTGTAAGAATACCCTTAATTCTAAGGCCATTGTAGAACGGCTCCAATTTATTGAGCTCTTGGTGACGGCCCTCTTTAAGCAAATGGAAAATAAGGGCATCACGGTAAATACCAAGCAGTTAGACGAAATCGCCCACCATTTAAAGTGGGATAAGACCATTGACCAGATTAATGACTATTATGATGCTGAGGCTAAGCTCTTCCAGCTCTTAGTTTCTTATCATTCCAATGCTTACTTCCGCCGGGTGACCCTGGATACAGTCTTAAACCTGCATGAACTCTATATCAATGAAGCCAAAAAACGGGAAGAGCGCTTCTTAGCAGAGTTAGAAGACATGCAAAATATTTACCCACCCTTCATCCAGGCCCTCAAAGACGGCGATTATCCCCAGGCCAATAAGTATATCCGCATGTGGATCAATAAACTGATCCTGCAACAAATTAATTATTAA
- a CDS encoding UvrD-helicase domain-containing protein, giving the protein MTHINQLIDGLNPQQKAAVQYTEGPLLIMAGAGSGKTRVLTHRMAYLLEEKAVRPWNILAITFTNKAANEMKERVKNLVGEAADTMWVSTFHSMCVRILRREAEAIGLSRSFTIADPAEQQSLIKRIMKDHNLDTTQFKPKMILGKISDAKNNLLDPKQYREEYSGFIENIVADLYEDYQAGLQAAQSLDFDDLIMLTVRLFKEQPEILSYYQQKFHYIHVDEYQDTNEAQYRLVKLLADYFKNICVVGDADQSIYGWRGANMENILNFEKDYPQAKVILLEQNYRSTKTILKAANEVIQNNVHRQAKKLWTDNQAGGKINYYRAQNEQDESHYVLDKIRQATTDKDYQYKDIAILYRTNAQSRTMEEALVKANIPYRIVGGLKFYDRKEIKDVLAYLRLLTNPQDNLSFTRIINVPKRGIGPGTLDKLRRFASEHGLTLLQAAQKVDYAPISGKGAKSLKKFADMMTKLQKQREFLTITDLTEEVLDKSGYLADLKAQKTLEATARIENIEEFLSVTRAFDERWEKEADQRQALAEITQTDQAGNAVEPINIMDDSSQDDQAGEVSLLSPEELDAGLGQAALLGLDLGADASDDALLAFITDLSLVSDLDDSESNEEAGQVNLMTLHAAKGLEFPIVFIIGMEEGIFPLSRASEDDEELEEERRLAYVGITRAEEELYLTNSYSRMLYGKHKSHPESRFITEIDDELLAKEDHSPLSMGSFSSSRPAYYNRRNRVEKSAAKAQEKRSIFAKEPSQSSSKSSEAVEWQVGDKARHKVWGVGTVVKVTGSDNDQELDIAFKGQGIKRLLAAFAPISKED; this is encoded by the coding sequence ATGACCCATATTAATCAATTAATCGACGGTCTCAATCCACAACAAAAAGCAGCAGTCCAATATACAGAAGGCCCCCTCTTAATTATGGCTGGGGCGGGATCGGGGAAAACCCGAGTCCTCACCCACCGCATGGCCTATTTATTAGAAGAAAAAGCGGTCCGGCCTTGGAATATCTTGGCCATTACCTTTACCAATAAGGCGGCCAATGAAATGAAGGAACGGGTGAAAAACCTGGTCGGTGAAGCCGCAGATACCATGTGGGTAAGTACCTTCCACTCCATGTGTGTGCGGATTTTGCGCCGGGAAGCAGAAGCCATCGGTCTCTCCCGGTCCTTTACCATTGCTGATCCGGCTGAACAACAAAGTTTAATCAAGCGGATCATGAAAGACCACAATCTCGATACCACTCAATTTAAGCCTAAGATGATCTTAGGTAAAATTTCTGATGCCAAAAATAACTTACTTGACCCCAAACAGTACCGGGAAGAGTACTCCGGCTTTATCGAAAACATTGTAGCTGACCTCTATGAAGACTACCAAGCTGGCCTCCAAGCGGCCCAATCCTTGGATTTTGATGATTTGATTATGTTGACGGTCCGCCTATTTAAGGAACAACCGGAGATTCTTTCTTATTACCAACAAAAATTCCACTATATCCACGTGGATGAATATCAAGATACTAATGAAGCCCAATACCGCTTGGTCAAGCTCTTAGCGGATTACTTCAAGAATATCTGTGTGGTTGGGGACGCTGACCAAAGTATCTACGGCTGGCGGGGAGCCAATATGGAGAATATCCTTAACTTTGAAAAGGACTACCCCCAAGCCAAGGTCATTCTCCTCGAACAGAACTACCGGTCCACCAAGACTATTCTCAAAGCGGCCAATGAAGTGATTCAAAACAATGTCCACCGCCAAGCTAAGAAGCTCTGGACCGATAACCAGGCCGGTGGAAAGATTAACTATTACCGGGCCCAAAACGAACAAGATGAAAGTCACTATGTCTTGGATAAGATCCGCCAAGCCACCACTGATAAGGACTACCAATACAAGGACATTGCTATCCTTTACCGGACCAATGCCCAGTCTCGGACCATGGAAGAAGCCCTGGTCAAGGCCAATATCCCTTACCGGATTGTTGGCGGGCTCAAGTTCTATGACCGTAAGGAAATTAAGGACGTCTTGGCATACCTGCGCCTCTTGACCAATCCCCAAGATAACCTTTCCTTTACCCGGATTATTAACGTGCCTAAGCGGGGGATCGGACCAGGCACCCTGGATAAGTTACGCCGCTTTGCTAGTGAGCACGGTCTAACCCTCTTACAGGCCGCCCAAAAGGTAGATTATGCGCCTATTTCAGGAAAAGGAGCCAAGTCGCTCAAGAAATTTGCGGACATGATGACCAAGCTGCAAAAACAAAGAGAATTCCTCACTATTACCGACCTCACCGAAGAGGTCTTAGATAAGTCGGGCTACTTAGCTGACCTCAAGGCCCAAAAGACCTTGGAAGCGACGGCCCGGATTGAAAATATCGAGGAATTCCTTTCCGTGACCCGGGCCTTTGACGAACGCTGGGAGAAGGAAGCCGACCAACGTCAAGCCCTAGCAGAGATCACCCAGACTGACCAAGCCGGGAATGCGGTGGAACCGATAAATATCATGGATGATTCCAGTCAAGATGACCAAGCAGGGGAAGTTTCCCTCTTGAGCCCCGAAGAATTAGATGCTGGACTGGGTCAAGCGGCCTTACTAGGCTTAGATCTTGGGGCGGACGCTAGTGATGACGCCCTCTTAGCCTTTATTACCGACCTATCCCTAGTTTCTGACTTGGATGATAGTGAGTCCAATGAAGAAGCAGGACAAGTCAACCTGATGACCCTCCATGCCGCTAAGGGCTTGGAGTTTCCAATCGTCTTTATCATTGGAATGGAAGAGGGCATCTTCCCTCTTTCCCGGGCTAGCGAAGACGATGAGGAATTAGAAGAAGAGCGCCGTCTGGCCTATGTGGGGATTACCCGGGCAGAAGAGGAGCTCTATCTCACCAACAGTTACTCCCGCATGCTCTACGGTAAGCATAAGAGTCACCCAGAATCGCGTTTTATTACTGAAATTGACGATGAACTCTTAGCTAAGGAAGACCATAGCCCGCTCTCAATGGGGAGCTTCTCTTCCAGCCGACCCGCCTACTATAATCGAAGAAATCGGGTCGAAAAATCTGCTGCTAAAGCCCAAGAAAAACGGTCGATCTTTGCAAAGGAACCCAGCCAATCCTCATCCAAGAGCAGTGAAGCGGTGGAATGGCAGGTGGGCGATAAGGCCCGCCATAAAGTATGGGGCGTGGGTACTGTGGTCAAGGTGACCGGCAGTGACAATGACCAAGAATTAGATATCGCCTTTAAGGGGCAGGGAATTAAGCGTTTATTAGCGGCCTTTGCACCCATTAGTAAGGAAGATTAG
- the ligA gene encoding NAD-dependent DNA ligase LigA, with protein sequence MTELVDQLNHYAHEYYVLDQPSVSDDLYDKTYRQLEELEASHPELIQSDSPTQRVGDVLNEKFDKVHFDHPMLSLGDVFSQEELMTWVDGVQKEFGEDTEFVCEMKIDGLSVSLLYQDGRLVRGATRGDGNTGENITNNIKTISSIPLRLQEPLNVEVRGEIYMPKASFAKLNEEREAAGLATFANPRNSAAGSVRQLDPKVTAKRNLNVFLYTGVLPADAGVNSQSELLTSYPQWGLRVNPEFKLTHSKEEIWDYVEHVSQVRHDLAYDIDGIVIKVNDFDQQEELGYTVKAPRWAIAYKFPAEQAKTTIRDIEWTVGRTGVVTPTAVMDPVLVAGSTVQRASLHNMDLIQAKDIRLHDTVMIHKAGDIIPEVVSVVTEDRDADSQPYPEPQTCPICHSDLVHLEDEVALRCVNPACPAQAKEKLFHFVSRNAMDITGVGPAVITQLYEKGYVKDPSDLYQLDEATLLTLDKVKEKSAQNILQAIDQSRENSLERLLFGLGIRHVGVKAARDIAMTFGSMEAIQVAEREAISAIDGIGEIIADSVEEYFANDEVTALVNRLSERGVNMTYLGASPQSLASVDSFWQGKTVVLTGKLTHYSRQEAKALIEGQGGKVTGSVSKNTDVVVAGEDAGSKLTKAQDLDILIFDEEEMLSHLEDA encoded by the coding sequence ATGACAGAATTAGTGGACCAGTTGAACCACTATGCCCATGAGTATTATGTCTTAGACCAACCCAGTGTCAGTGATGACCTCTATGACAAGACCTACCGTCAATTGGAAGAACTGGAAGCCAGCCATCCTGAATTGATTCAAAGCGACTCCCCCACGCAAAGGGTTGGGGATGTCTTAAATGAAAAGTTTGACAAGGTTCACTTTGACCATCCCATGCTGTCCTTGGGCGACGTCTTTAGCCAGGAAGAATTAATGACCTGGGTAGACGGGGTCCAAAAGGAATTTGGAGAGGACACTGAGTTTGTCTGCGAGATGAAAATTGACGGCCTGTCTGTCTCCCTTCTCTACCAAGACGGCCGTTTGGTCAGGGGAGCGACCCGGGGCGACGGTAATACAGGCGAAAATATTACCAATAACATTAAAACCATCTCCTCCATTCCCCTCCGCTTACAAGAACCCTTAAATGTGGAAGTTCGGGGAGAAATTTATATGCCCAAGGCTTCCTTTGCTAAATTAAATGAGGAACGAGAAGCAGCCGGTCTGGCGACCTTTGCTAATCCGCGTAACTCAGCAGCGGGTTCGGTCCGCCAATTAGACCCCAAAGTGACCGCCAAGAGAAATCTTAACGTCTTCCTTTATACCGGTGTCCTCCCCGCCGATGCTGGGGTGAACAGCCAATCTGAACTATTGACCAGCTATCCTCAGTGGGGGCTCAGAGTGAATCCGGAATTTAAGTTGACCCACAGTAAGGAAGAAATTTGGGACTATGTCGAACACGTTAGTCAGGTTCGCCATGACCTGGCCTATGATATTGACGGGATTGTGATCAAGGTCAATGACTTCGACCAACAGGAAGAATTAGGCTACACCGTCAAGGCCCCACGCTGGGCCATTGCCTATAAGTTCCCAGCTGAACAGGCGAAAACCACTATTCGGGATATTGAATGGACAGTGGGACGGACTGGGGTAGTCACCCCTACTGCCGTCATGGATCCCGTCCTGGTGGCAGGATCGACTGTTCAACGGGCTTCCCTCCATAATATGGACCTGATCCAGGCCAAGGATATCCGCCTTCATGACACCGTAATGATCCATAAGGCCGGGGATATTATCCCTGAAGTGGTCAGCGTGGTAACGGAAGACCGGGATGCTGATAGTCAACCCTATCCAGAACCCCAAACCTGTCCCATCTGTCACAGTGACTTAGTCCACTTAGAAGATGAAGTGGCCCTCCGCTGTGTCAACCCCGCCTGTCCGGCTCAGGCTAAGGAGAAACTCTTCCACTTTGTTTCCCGTAACGCTATGGATATTACCGGAGTGGGCCCCGCAGTAATTACCCAATTGTACGAGAAGGGTTATGTCAAGGATCCTAGTGACCTCTATCAATTAGATGAAGCCACCCTCCTGACCCTAGACAAGGTCAAGGAAAAATCTGCTCAAAACATCCTCCAAGCCATCGACCAGAGCCGGGAGAATTCCTTAGAACGGCTCCTCTTTGGCTTAGGGATCCGCCATGTGGGCGTTAAGGCAGCCCGCGATATTGCCATGACCTTTGGCTCCATGGAAGCTATCCAGGTCGCTGAACGAGAGGCGATTTCTGCTATTGACGGGATTGGTGAAATCATCGCCGACAGTGTGGAGGAATACTTTGCTAACGATGAGGTGACGGCCCTAGTCAACCGCCTGAGTGAGCGAGGGGTTAATATGACCTACCTAGGGGCTAGCCCGCAAAGTCTGGCTAGTGTGGATTCCTTCTGGCAAGGCAAAACTGTGGTCTTAACCGGTAAACTGACTCACTATAGCCGTCAAGAAGCCAAGGCACTCATTGAAGGTCAAGGTGGGAAAGTTACCGGTTCCGTCTCCAAGAATACCGATGTGGTCGTGGCTGGTGAGGATGCCGGCAGTAAATTGACCAAGGCCCAAGACTTAGATATTTTAATTTTTGATGAAGAAGAGATGTTGAGTCACCTAGAAGATGCCTAG
- a CDS encoding CamS family sex pheromone protein yields MKKRIQHMIVIGLASLSLLVACGRDAQPKSTAGQTQTTEESSSEEEESGKKNTLTEAYYPAAIKDGSYPLSNSRGTLSSRTSQANLENMERGLYELMKNAYPTDEYSLAEGQVLSKDKITSWLKPKSEDNPEGLNPEASAASDRNQFQPRYLNSILEYNLMQENGDDYDLKVISLGLAMNAEDRFQNKDSEETVEISRDQALQEGKAMAQTVVERIRQEGKYGQTPIQIALFYNDKQNSLGGGSYMAEAIAEPGAGLGKWKEYNRQYVVYGVDQAPREEDNTSFSRFRGEIESFFPELSGIVGVGQYDNGKLNGIDFHINTPFDGYTENIALVQHVIASLDAIYPKDVQMQVTVEGPSRMTANITRLSGQGKFQYTVY; encoded by the coding sequence GTGAAAAAACGCATCCAACATATGATCGTGATTGGCTTAGCGTCACTGAGCCTGTTAGTAGCTTGTGGGAGGGACGCCCAACCCAAATCAACCGCTGGGCAAACCCAAACCACGGAAGAATCAAGTAGTGAAGAGGAAGAAAGTGGTAAGAAGAACACCCTTACCGAAGCTTACTACCCTGCCGCTATCAAAGATGGCAGCTATCCCTTGAGTAACAGCCGGGGCACCTTATCCAGCCGGACCAGCCAAGCTAACCTGGAAAATATGGAACGTGGTCTCTATGAATTAATGAAGAATGCCTATCCTACCGATGAGTATTCCTTGGCTGAAGGCCAGGTCCTATCCAAAGACAAGATCACTTCCTGGCTCAAGCCCAAGTCAGAGGACAATCCTGAAGGGCTCAACCCCGAAGCCAGTGCTGCTAGTGACCGCAATCAATTCCAACCCCGTTATCTGAATTCCATCTTGGAATATAATTTAATGCAGGAAAATGGGGATGACTATGACTTGAAAGTTATCAGCCTAGGACTGGCTATGAATGCTGAAGATCGCTTCCAAAATAAGGATAGCGAAGAAACGGTGGAAATTAGCCGCGACCAAGCCCTCCAGGAAGGTAAGGCCATGGCCCAAACCGTTGTTGAACGCATCCGCCAAGAAGGCAAATATGGCCAAACCCCGATTCAAATCGCCCTTTTCTATAATGACAAGCAAAACAGTCTCGGGGGCGGGTCTTATATGGCAGAAGCCATCGCTGAACCAGGAGCCGGCCTAGGAAAGTGGAAGGAATACAATCGTCAGTACGTGGTTTACGGGGTCGACCAAGCGCCGCGTGAGGAGGATAACACCTCATTCAGCCGTTTCCGTGGCGAAATTGAGTCCTTCTTCCCTGAATTGAGCGGGATTGTCGGCGTTGGCCAGTACGATAACGGCAAGCTAAACGGGATTGACTTCCATATCAATACTCCCTTTGACGGTTATACCGAAAACATCGCCCTAGTCCAACACGTCATTGCCAGTCTGGACGCCATCTATCCTAAAGACGTACAAATGCAGGTGACCGTCGAAGGCCCTAGCCGGATGACCGCCAACATCACCCGCCTATCTGGACAAGGTAAATTTCAATATACGGTGTACTAG
- the gatC gene encoding Asp-tRNA(Asn)/Glu-tRNA(Gln) amidotransferase subunit GatC: MSISEQDFKHVAQLAKLSFSDEEVGPMNDRFTEILDMVEQLSEVDTEGVEVMTHGINLKNIMRDDKPEAGTDRDLMLKNAPTKRDGFIVVPASFDESED; encoded by the coding sequence ATGTCTATCAGCGAACAAGACTTTAAACACGTGGCACAACTTGCAAAACTGTCCTTTTCTGACGAAGAGGTAGGTCCCATGAACGACCGCTTTACTGAAATCCTCGATATGGTTGAACAACTATCTGAAGTGGATACCGAAGGGGTTGAAGTTATGACCCACGGTATTAACCTAAAAAATATTATGCGCGATGATAAACCTGAAGCAGGTACCGATCGTGACTTAATGTTAAAAAATGCGCCAACCAAACGGGATGGCTTTATCGTCGTACCAGCCAGTTTTGATGAAAGTGAGGATTAA
- the gatA gene encoding Asp-tRNA(Asn)/Glu-tRNA(Gln) amidotransferase subunit GatA — translation MSRFDESIKGLNQQLVDGEITAVELVQATIDRIKELDETYKAFLTLDEEGALAAAKASDEKGYSTDRPLQGIPIGIKDNIITEGIETTASSRILEGFVPVYQSAVVEALEAAGAITIGKLNLDEFAMGSSTETSYFGPSKNPWDTSRVPGGSSGGSAAAVASGEVVASLGSDTGGSIRQPAAYNGIVGMKPTYGRVSRWGLIAFGSSLDQIGPMTRTVEDNALVLNAIAGHDHRDSTTADIEVPDFTAQLGDSIEGLRIAVPEEFFTNGIEADVQDRVEKAIDQLESMGAIVEKVHFPLLKYGIPVYYIVASSEASSNLQRFDGVRYGYRADDIQDLEDLYVRSRSEGFGDEVKMRIMLGTFSLSSGYYDAYFKKAGKVRTMIRQEFEELFEKYDVVAGPVTTSTAFKFGEKSDDPIEMYLADLLTVPVNLAGLPSISVPCGFDSDDLPIGLQLIGNYFDEATLYKTAYAYEQATDHHTKHPE, via the coding sequence ATGAGTCGATTTGATGAAAGCATTAAAGGCTTAAACCAACAATTGGTCGATGGAGAAATCACTGCCGTTGAATTGGTACAGGCTACCATTGACCGTATTAAGGAACTCGATGAAACTTACAAGGCCTTTCTTACCCTAGATGAAGAAGGCGCTCTTGCAGCCGCAAAAGCGAGTGATGAAAAAGGGTATTCTACCGACCGCCCCCTACAAGGGATTCCAATCGGGATTAAGGACAACATCATTACTGAAGGTATTGAAACGACCGCTTCTTCCCGCATTTTAGAAGGTTTTGTGCCAGTTTACCAATCCGCCGTGGTGGAAGCCTTAGAAGCCGCTGGCGCCATTACTATTGGTAAATTAAACTTGGACGAATTCGCTATGGGGTCTTCTACCGAAACCTCCTACTTTGGACCAAGTAAGAACCCTTGGGATACCAGCCGGGTACCAGGTGGGTCTTCCGGTGGATCTGCTGCCGCTGTAGCCTCTGGTGAAGTCGTCGCTTCCCTAGGTTCTGATACTGGTGGATCTATCCGCCAACCAGCCGCCTATAACGGTATTGTGGGGATGAAACCAACTTACGGCCGGGTATCACGCTGGGGCTTAATTGCCTTTGGTTCTTCCCTAGACCAAATCGGTCCAATGACTAGAACCGTTGAAGACAACGCCTTGGTCCTTAACGCCATTGCTGGCCACGACCACCGTGACTCCACCACAGCCGACATTGAAGTCCCTGACTTCACCGCCCAATTAGGTGACAGTATCGAAGGCTTACGGATCGCTGTTCCTGAAGAATTCTTCACCAACGGGATCGAAGCCGACGTCCAAGACCGGGTCGAAAAAGCTATTGACCAACTTGAATCCATGGGAGCCATTGTGGAAAAAGTCCACTTCCCACTCTTAAAATACGGGATTCCGGTTTACTACATTGTGGCTTCCTCAGAAGCGTCTTCCAACTTGCAACGTTTTGACGGGGTCCGTTATGGCTACCGCGCTGACGATATCCAAGACTTGGAAGACCTCTACGTACGTAGCCGCTCAGAAGGTTTCGGTGACGAAGTCAAAATGCGGATTATGTTAGGGACCTTCTCCCTATCTTCCGGTTACTATGACGCTTACTTCAAGAAAGCCGGTAAGGTTCGTACCATGATCCGTCAAGAATTTGAAGAACTCTTTGAAAAATATGATGTTGTTGCTGGTCCAGTCACCACCTCGACCGCCTTCAAATTCGGTGAAAAATCCGATGACCCAATCGAAATGTACTTAGCCGACCTCTTGACCGTTCCTGTGAACTTGGCCGGCCTACCAAGTATTTCGGTGCCTTGTGGTTTCGACAGCGATGACTTACCAATCGGTTTACAATTAATTGGTAACTACTTCGATGAAGCGACCTTGTACAAGACCGCTTATGCCTACGAACAAGCAACCGACCACCACACTAAACATCCAGAGTAG